In one Brooklawnia cerclae genomic region, the following are encoded:
- a CDS encoding alpha-amylase family protein, whose protein sequence is MTPPAWTDDAIWYTVYPLGFVGAPIRDVAPPGNGGAPVVVHRLDRLIAWLDHLVALGCNGLLLGPIFSSVSHGYDTLDHYAIDPRLGDDADFDRLVEQCRARGVRLVLDGVFNHVSDRHPALARALADPGSPEAGWFHIDYDAQPPTWRDFEGHSDLVRLNHANPEVVDFVADVMRHWLRRGIDGWRLDAAYSVDPGFWADVLPRVRDEFPEALFVGEVIHTHEDRLAASTIESITAYELWKATWGSIRDRNMFELNWTLGRHDHLLDIDRPLTFVGNHDVTRIATQVGPAGSVLALVVMATVGGMPSIYYGDEGGTTGTKYDRLGGDDEVRPEMPASPGQWRPPEPWLVPLHQELLGLRRRNPWLVDARVAITTLENQRIVYRSSSQDSWLDVELDVRGGHRATVTGPEGELFRYEQA, encoded by the coding sequence ATGACTCCACCGGCATGGACCGACGACGCCATCTGGTACACCGTCTATCCGCTCGGCTTCGTCGGGGCGCCGATCCGCGATGTCGCCCCCCCGGGGAATGGTGGCGCCCCTGTCGTCGTGCATCGGCTGGATCGCCTGATCGCCTGGCTCGACCATCTCGTCGCGCTGGGCTGCAACGGGCTGCTGCTCGGGCCGATCTTCTCGTCGGTGAGCCACGGCTACGACACCCTCGACCACTACGCGATCGACCCCAGGCTGGGCGACGACGCCGACTTCGACCGGCTCGTCGAGCAGTGCCGTGCCCGTGGTGTGCGGCTGGTGCTCGACGGCGTGTTCAACCATGTCAGCGACCGGCATCCCGCCCTGGCACGCGCCTTGGCGGATCCGGGCTCGCCGGAAGCCGGCTGGTTCCACATCGACTACGACGCCCAGCCGCCCACCTGGCGCGACTTCGAGGGCCACAGCGATCTGGTGCGGCTCAACCACGCCAATCCGGAGGTCGTCGACTTCGTGGCGGACGTGATGCGCCACTGGCTGCGCCGCGGCATCGACGGCTGGCGGCTCGATGCCGCCTACTCCGTCGATCCCGGGTTCTGGGCCGACGTGCTGCCGCGGGTGCGCGACGAGTTCCCCGAGGCGCTCTTCGTCGGCGAGGTGATCCACACCCACGAGGACCGGCTCGCCGCGTCCACGATCGAGTCGATCACCGCCTATGAGCTGTGGAAGGCCACGTGGGGCTCGATCCGCGACCGCAACATGTTCGAGCTCAACTGGACCCTCGGCCGCCACGATCATCTGCTCGACATCGATCGTCCCCTGACGTTCGTCGGCAACCACGACGTCACCCGCATCGCCACGCAGGTGGGCCCGGCCGGCTCGGTGCTGGCGCTGGTCGTCATGGCGACGGTCGGTGGTATGCCGTCGATCTACTACGGCGATGAGGGCGGCACGACCGGCACCAAGTACGACCGGCTCGGCGGGGACGACGAGGTGCGCCCCGAGATGCCTGCGAGCCCCGGCCAGTGGCGGCCGCCCGAGCCCTGGCTCGTCCCCCTTCATCAGGAGTTGCTCGGGCTCCGTCGGCGGAACCCCTGGCTCGTGGACGCGCGTGTGGCGATCACCACCCTGGAGAATCAGCGGATCGTCTACCGTTCGTCGTCCCAGGACTCGTGGCTGGACGTCGAACTGGACGTCCGCGGCGGCCACCGCGCGACCGTCACCGGGCCCGAGGGGGAGCTGTTCCGGTACGAGCAGGCCTGA
- a CDS encoding ATP-binding protein, with amino-acid sequence MDPIRNPYAPGAGQRPPELAGRDEQLRGFDVVLERVARERPERSVILTGLRGVGKTVLLNALRSQAVRAGWGTGKFEARPEQGIRRPLGAALHTAVRELSHPDATIVLGTIRSFIERDAGPRARLAERWNPGIQVPPTPGRADSGDIEIDLVELFTDVGGLAADKGVGVGIFIDEMQDLNAADVSALCAAAHEISQQRLPLIVVGAGLPHLPTVLSAAKSYSERLFSYQRIDRLDRSAADHALRAPAEEEDAGYTTEALDAMYRATGGYPYFIQAYGKVAWDLAPTSPITADDVAVATPEAEAELAVGFFGSRYERATPAEREYLRAMAELADPEDPSAGVATSAVAEHLGRTPQSLSPARDALLKKGLVYSSERGLVAFTVPHFGRYLRSQAA; translated from the coding sequence ATGGACCCCATTCGCAACCCCTACGCCCCCGGGGCGGGGCAGCGTCCGCCGGAGCTCGCCGGGCGCGACGAACAGCTGCGTGGCTTCGACGTCGTCCTCGAACGAGTGGCACGCGAACGGCCCGAACGGTCCGTCATCCTGACCGGTCTGCGCGGGGTGGGCAAGACCGTCCTGCTCAACGCCCTGCGCTCGCAGGCCGTGCGCGCCGGCTGGGGGACGGGCAAGTTCGAGGCCCGGCCGGAGCAGGGCATCCGGCGTCCCCTCGGGGCCGCGCTGCACACCGCGGTGCGTGAGCTGTCGCATCCGGACGCGACGATCGTCCTGGGCACCATCCGGTCGTTCATCGAGCGGGACGCCGGCCCGAGAGCCAGGCTCGCCGAACGCTGGAACCCCGGCATCCAGGTGCCGCCCACTCCCGGACGCGCGGACTCCGGCGACATCGAGATCGACCTGGTCGAGTTGTTCACCGACGTCGGCGGGCTCGCCGCCGACAAGGGCGTCGGTGTCGGGATCTTCATCGACGAGATGCAGGATCTCAACGCGGCCGACGTCTCGGCCCTGTGCGCCGCCGCCCACGAGATCAGTCAGCAACGCCTGCCGCTCATCGTCGTGGGTGCGGGCCTGCCGCACCTGCCCACGGTGCTCTCGGCCGCCAAGAGCTATTCGGAACGCCTGTTCAGCTACCAGCGCATCGACCGGCTCGACCGCTCGGCGGCCGATCACGCGCTCCGGGCGCCCGCCGAGGAGGAGGATGCCGGTTACACCACCGAGGCGCTCGACGCGATGTACCGAGCGACCGGGGGCTACCCGTACTTCATCCAGGCCTACGGCAAGGTGGCCTGGGACCTCGCCCCGACAAGCCCTATCACCGCGGACGACGTGGCGGTCGCGACACCCGAGGCCGAGGCCGAACTGGCGGTGGGCTTCTTCGGGAGCCGCTACGAACGAGCCACCCCGGCCGAACGCGAGTACCTGCGGGCGATGGCGGAACTCGCCGATCCCGAGGACCCGAGCGCCGGGGTGGCGACCAGCGCGGTGGCCGAGCATCTGGGCCGGACCCCGCAATCGCTGTCACCCGCCCGGGACGCCCTGCTCAAGAAGGGGCTCGTCTATTCGTCCGAGCGGGGACTGGTGGCGTTCACCGTGCCGCACTTCGGGCGGTATCTGCGTTCGCAGGCCGCCTGA
- a CDS encoding isoamylase encodes MIRRQPRDGGVAVTFVLPADHPNAPVSVVGSFNDWQPYRNPMRRRPDGSLQTTVTTHAGTTLRFRYLGAQGVWFDDQDADRIDTEGGMLFV; translated from the coding sequence GTGATCCGCAGACAGCCCCGTGACGGGGGCGTGGCGGTGACCTTCGTCCTACCGGCGGACCACCCGAACGCCCCTGTCAGCGTCGTCGGCAGCTTCAACGACTGGCAGCCCTATCGAAACCCGATGAGGCGTCGTCCGGATGGCTCGCTCCAGACGACCGTCACGACCCACGCCGGTACCACATTGCGCTTCCGCTATCTGGGTGCCCAAGGCGTCTGGTTCGATGATCAGGACGCCGACCGCATCGACACCGAAGGCGGCATGCTGTTCGTATGA
- a CDS encoding NAD(P)H-quinone dehydrogenase, which produces MTSVVILGGGPGGYEAALVASQLGGRVALIDPRGLGGSAVLTDVVPSKSLIATSDAMTRLRDSAALGLRPVDSALGHPADAIRVDLAAVNRRLLDLAAAQSRDIEARLASEGVEIVHGNGRLEDPHAVVVETPDGERRLPADIVLIATGTRPRELPDATPDGQRILNWTQLYGLSTPPSHLIVVGSGVTGAEFASAYNRLGVGVTLVSSRAQVLPGEDPDAARVLQEVFEASGMAIRSGARAVSARREGDGVVVGLADGSEVHGSHVLMAVGSIPNTRDIGLESCGVTLKPSGHIEVDGVSRTSVPGIYAAGDCTGVFPLASVAAMQGRIAMWHALGDSVTPLDLTSVASNVFTSPEIATVGVTQRQVDAEQIAVRSVVLELRGNARAKMQGNQHGFVKLFCLPATGIIVGGVVVAPGASELIYALSLCVSARLTVDQAAQAFTVYPSLSGSIAEAGRRLHTVGGLLEH; this is translated from the coding sequence ATGACAAGTGTGGTGATCCTCGGTGGCGGGCCCGGCGGCTACGAGGCGGCGCTGGTGGCGTCCCAGCTGGGCGGCCGGGTCGCCCTGATCGATCCTCGCGGGCTCGGAGGCTCGGCCGTACTCACCGATGTCGTCCCGTCGAAATCACTCATCGCGACCTCGGACGCCATGACACGCCTGCGCGACAGCGCCGCCCTCGGCCTGCGTCCCGTCGACTCCGCGCTCGGTCATCCCGCGGACGCGATCCGCGTCGACCTCGCCGCGGTCAACCGGCGCCTTCTCGATCTGGCTGCCGCCCAGAGCCGCGACATCGAGGCGAGGCTCGCGTCCGAGGGCGTCGAGATCGTCCACGGCAACGGGCGGCTGGAGGATCCGCACGCCGTCGTCGTCGAGACCCCCGACGGCGAACGCCGGCTGCCGGCCGACATCGTGCTGATCGCCACGGGGACGCGGCCGCGCGAACTGCCGGACGCGACCCCGGACGGGCAGCGCATCCTCAACTGGACCCAGTTGTACGGCCTGTCCACCCCGCCCAGCCATCTCATCGTCGTCGGTTCGGGCGTGACGGGCGCCGAGTTCGCCAGCGCCTACAACCGTCTGGGCGTCGGGGTGACGCTGGTCTCCTCGCGGGCCCAGGTACTGCCCGGCGAGGACCCGGACGCGGCCCGCGTCCTGCAGGAGGTGTTCGAGGCGTCGGGCATGGCCATCCGGTCGGGGGCCCGCGCCGTGTCCGCCCGCCGGGAGGGCGACGGGGTCGTGGTGGGCCTGGCCGACGGCAGCGAGGTGCACGGCAGTCACGTGCTGATGGCCGTCGGGTCGATCCCCAACACCCGGGACATCGGGCTCGAGTCGTGCGGGGTGACCCTCAAACCGTCCGGGCACATCGAGGTCGACGGCGTCTCGCGGACGAGCGTCCCCGGCATTTACGCGGCCGGCGACTGCACCGGCGTGTTCCCGCTGGCGTCGGTCGCCGCCATGCAGGGCCGCATCGCCATGTGGCACGCGCTCGGCGACTCCGTGACGCCGCTCGATCTGACCTCGGTGGCCTCCAACGTGTTCACCTCGCCCGAGATCGCCACGGTCGGCGTGACGCAGAGACAGGTGGACGCCGAGCAGATCGCCGTGCGCTCGGTCGTGCTCGAACTGCGCGGCAACGCACGGGCGAAGATGCAGGGCAACCAACACGGCTTCGTCAAGCTGTTCTGCCTTCCGGCCACCGGCATCATCGTCGGCGGGGTCGTCGTGGCGCCGGGGGCGAGCGAACTCATCTACGCCCTGTCGCTGTGTGTGTCGGCCAGGCTCACCGTCGACCAGGCCGCACAGGCGTTCACCGTGTACCCGTCGTTGAGCGGCTCGATAGCCGAGGCTGGACGACGGCTTCACACCGTCGGCGGGCTGCTGGAGCACTGA
- a CDS encoding NUDIX domain-containing protein, translating to MPNPILSASVVIIDQERILLVQRGHEPSKGLWSVPGGRVEAGETLQEAAAREALEETGLVVRVGEQLWELVLNAGAASFELHDFRATPVGGTLRAGDDAADVRWVRLDQLGLLPVTPELVEWLARVGLLPS from the coding sequence GTGCCTAACCCGATCCTGTCCGCCAGCGTCGTGATCATCGACCAGGAGCGCATCCTGCTCGTCCAGCGTGGCCACGAGCCCTCGAAGGGGCTGTGGAGCGTGCCCGGGGGACGCGTCGAGGCCGGTGAGACCCTTCAGGAGGCCGCCGCCAGGGAGGCCCTCGAAGAGACCGGGCTGGTCGTCCGCGTGGGCGAGCAGCTGTGGGAGCTCGTCCTGAACGCGGGGGCCGCGTCCTTCGAACTGCACGACTTCCGTGCGACACCGGTGGGCGGCACGCTGCGAGCCGGGGACGACGCCGCCGATGTCCGCTGGGTCCGGCTGGACCAACTGGGTCTGCTTCCCGTGACGCCCGAACTCGTCGAGTGGCTCGCGCGGGTGGGGCTGCTGCCCAGCTGA
- a CDS encoding 6-phosphofructokinase gives MTNDPSLESPIRIGVLTSGGDAQGMNAAVRAVVRTAISRGAEVYAIFEGYQGMIDGGEGIRRFEWDDVAGILGRGGTVIGTFRSKEFRTREGRLKAARNLLERGIDRLVVIGGDGSLTGLDTFRQEWPGLLAELVASGQVDAGLVAAHERLIIAGLVGSIDNDLVGVDSTIGADTALHRILEAIDAISSTAASHQRSFVLEVMGRHCGYLALAAAIAGGCDYVLIPELPPTEGWEDEMCATLRAGRARGRRDSIVVLAEGATDQQGNRISSDYVRGVIEERLGEDTRVTILGHVQRGGTPSAYDRWASTWLGYEAVDEVLTASPDAEAKVIGILGNGVVRIPLMRAVKDTQRVPELIRSGDYSAAMQARGPSFTELVTTFSELSHPASFTAPAEGKRIAIVHAGGLAPGMNNAARAAVRLGVSRGYHMLGVMNGFAGLRKGNVTELGWDDVEGWTGTGGAELGLRRAVPAMEDLYKISRAMEDHAIDGLMVIGGWNAYQAAYLMHTERDRYPAFQIPIVAVPASIDNNLPGTELSIGSDTALNVNVSAIDMVKMSGAATTRCFVVETMGRYCGFLALMSGLAGGAERIYLNEEGVALGDLAADVEWLRGSFEKGRRLFLAVRNEKASESYTTEFIGQLLEGASNGDYDVRTSIIGHIQQGGEPTPSDRLLATRMVSRALGQLDEELRAGSDNSWYVGLQQAQIVTSPMGHMLDHVSTRRRRPKQQWWMQLRPVVRAVAEEPGA, from the coding sequence ATGACCAACGACCCCAGCCTCGAATCCCCCATCCGCATCGGCGTCCTCACCAGCGGCGGCGACGCGCAGGGAATGAATGCAGCCGTCCGTGCCGTCGTGCGCACCGCGATCAGCCGTGGAGCCGAGGTCTACGCGATCTTCGAGGGCTACCAGGGCATGATCGACGGCGGCGAGGGCATCCGCCGGTTCGAATGGGACGACGTGGCCGGCATCCTCGGCCGCGGCGGCACCGTGATCGGTACCTTCCGCAGCAAGGAGTTCCGCACACGCGAGGGTCGGCTCAAGGCGGCCCGCAACCTGCTCGAGCGGGGCATCGACCGGCTCGTCGTCATCGGCGGCGACGGGAGCCTCACGGGACTCGACACCTTCCGTCAGGAGTGGCCCGGCCTGCTGGCCGAGCTGGTCGCGTCGGGTCAGGTGGACGCCGGGCTCGTCGCGGCGCACGAACGCCTGATCATCGCGGGGCTCGTCGGCTCGATTGACAACGACCTCGTCGGGGTCGACTCGACCATCGGCGCGGACACCGCCCTGCATCGCATCCTGGAAGCCATCGACGCCATCTCCAGCACCGCGGCGAGCCACCAGCGCAGCTTCGTCCTCGAGGTGATGGGCCGCCATTGCGGCTACCTCGCCCTGGCCGCGGCGATCGCGGGCGGCTGTGACTACGTCCTCATTCCCGAACTGCCGCCCACCGAGGGGTGGGAGGACGAGATGTGCGCCACGCTGCGCGCCGGGCGTGCGCGCGGCCGCCGGGACTCCATCGTGGTCCTGGCGGAGGGCGCGACCGACCAGCAGGGCAACCGGATCTCCAGCGATTACGTACGCGGCGTCATCGAGGAGCGGCTCGGCGAGGACACGCGCGTCACCATCCTGGGCCACGTACAGCGCGGTGGTACCCCCAGCGCCTACGACCGATGGGCATCGACCTGGCTCGGCTACGAGGCGGTGGACGAGGTGCTCACCGCCTCGCCGGACGCCGAGGCGAAGGTCATCGGCATCCTCGGCAACGGTGTCGTCCGGATTCCGCTGATGAGGGCCGTCAAGGACACCCAGCGCGTCCCCGAGCTGATCCGCTCGGGTGACTACAGCGCGGCGATGCAGGCCCGTGGCCCGTCGTTCACCGAGTTGGTCACCACCTTCTCCGAGCTCTCGCACCCGGCGTCGTTCACCGCACCGGCGGAGGGCAAGCGCATCGCCATCGTCCACGCCGGCGGCCTGGCCCCGGGTATGAACAACGCGGCCCGCGCCGCGGTCAGGCTCGGCGTCTCACGCGGCTACCACATGCTGGGCGTCATGAACGGCTTCGCCGGCCTCCGGAAGGGCAACGTCACCGAACTCGGTTGGGACGACGTCGAGGGCTGGACGGGCACGGGAGGCGCGGAGCTGGGGCTTCGCCGGGCCGTGCCCGCGATGGAGGACCTGTACAAGATCAGCCGCGCCATGGAGGATCACGCGATCGACGGCCTCATGGTGATCGGCGGCTGGAACGCCTACCAGGCCGCGTACCTCATGCACACCGAACGCGACCGGTATCCGGCCTTCCAGATCCCGATCGTGGCGGTGCCCGCGTCCATCGACAACAACCTGCCCGGCACCGAGCTGTCCATCGGCTCGGACACCGCGCTGAACGTCAACGTGTCGGCCATCGACATGGTCAAGATGAGCGGTGCGGCAACCACCCGCTGTTTCGTCGTCGAGACCATGGGCCGCTACTGCGGGTTCCTGGCCCTCATGAGCGGCCTGGCCGGCGGCGCCGAGCGGATCTACCTCAACGAGGAAGGCGTGGCGCTGGGCGATCTCGCCGCCGACGTGGAGTGGCTGCGCGGCAGTTTCGAGAAGGGCCGCCGCCTCTTCCTCGCGGTGCGCAACGAGAAGGCGTCCGAGTCGTACACCACGGAGTTCATCGGGCAGCTGCTCGAGGGAGCCAGCAACGGCGACTACGACGTCCGGACGAGCATCATCGGCCACATTCAGCAAGGCGGCGAGCCCACCCCGTCCGACCGGTTGCTCGCCACGCGCATGGTGAGCCGGGCGCTCGGCCAGCTGGACGAGGAACTGCGCGCGGGCTCCGACAACAGCTGGTACGTCGGGTTGCAGCAGGCGCAGATCGTCACCTCGCCGATGGGGCACATGCTCGACCATGTGAGCACCCGACGGCGTCGTCCCAAGCAGCAGTGGTGGATGCAGTTGCGACCCGTGGTGCGGGCCGTGGCCGAGGAACCGGGCGCCTGA
- a CDS encoding Nif11-like leader peptide family natural product precursor has protein sequence MSKAEVERLLTAGGSDKTIRLKYDFIDGMEDFTAAAAEDGYEFSVPELKQVLAESGDSFEVMGNPRRREIWWF, from the coding sequence ATGTCCAAGGCCGAGGTTGAACGCCTGCTCACCGCTGGCGGCTCGGACAAGACCATCAGGTTGAAGTACGACTTCATCGACGGGATGGAGGATTTCACGGCGGCCGCGGCCGAGGACGGGTACGAGTTCAGCGTGCCCGAGCTGAAGCAGGTGCTGGCGGAGTCGGGTGACTCGTTCGAGGTGATGGGCAACCCCCGCCGGCGCGAGATCTGGTGGTTCTGA
- a CDS encoding branched-chain amino acid aminotransferase — MAQFTVDSDVVRTSPDQIATALADPGFGRYFVDHIARAVWNPDEGWHGRRLIGAGPIPMHPGLAALHYGQEIFEGLKAYRHPDGSVWLFRPELNARRFASSAERMAMPQLPVDDFLDSVHQVVSLNKDWVPAGQGEQSLYVRPFMFGSETLIGVRTAQEHTYMCLASPAGPYYADPLTLWVTPNFSRSMVGGTGMAKCGGNYASAMAAEVEAHAQGCGQVLWLDSATRTLVEEGGTMNFFVVTADDELLTPALTGTILAGITRDSLLQLASSHGLTPVERPLELTELLDGIRSGHITEALACGTAAVISPVVGLKSPDFELTIGDGTPGPRTLELRSHLTGIQFGTLPDAFGWLRPVA, encoded by the coding sequence ATGGCGCAGTTCACCGTCGACTCCGATGTCGTCCGCACGTCCCCCGACCAGATCGCAACGGCCCTGGCCGATCCGGGGTTCGGACGCTACTTCGTCGACCACATCGCGCGCGCGGTATGGAACCCCGATGAGGGCTGGCACGGCCGGCGACTGATCGGCGCCGGCCCGATCCCGATGCATCCCGGGCTGGCCGCGCTGCACTACGGCCAGGAGATCTTCGAGGGACTCAAGGCATACCGTCACCCCGACGGCTCGGTGTGGCTGTTCCGCCCCGAGCTCAACGCCCGGCGCTTCGCCAGTTCCGCCGAGCGCATGGCCATGCCCCAGCTCCCGGTCGACGACTTCCTCGACAGCGTCCACCAGGTCGTCTCGCTCAACAAGGACTGGGTGCCCGCGGGGCAGGGCGAGCAGAGCCTGTACGTGCGTCCGTTCATGTTCGGCTCCGAGACCCTGATCGGCGTGCGCACCGCGCAGGAGCACACCTACATGTGCCTCGCCAGCCCCGCCGGCCCGTACTACGCCGATCCGCTGACCCTGTGGGTCACCCCGAACTTCAGCCGGTCGATGGTGGGCGGCACCGGCATGGCCAAGTGCGGCGGCAACTACGCGTCCGCCATGGCCGCCGAGGTCGAGGCCCACGCGCAGGGCTGCGGCCAGGTGCTGTGGCTCGACTCGGCGACCAGGACCCTGGTCGAGGAGGGCGGGACGATGAACTTCTTCGTCGTCACCGCCGACGACGAGCTCCTCACCCCTGCGCTGACCGGCACCATCCTGGCCGGGATCACGCGTGACTCGCTGCTCCAGCTCGCTTCCTCGCACGGGCTGACCCCGGTGGAGCGGCCCCTGGAGCTGACCGAGTTGCTCGACGGCATCAGGTCCGGGCACATCACCGAGGCCCTCGCCTGCGGTACCGCCGCGGTGATCAGCCCCGTCGTCGGGCTCAAGTCGCCCGATTTCGAACTGACGATCGGCGACGGCACGCCGGGACCACGGACCCTCGAGCTTCGCTCGCACCTGACCGGCATTCAGTTCGGAACCCTGCCCGACGCGTTCGGGTGGCTCCGCCCGGTCGCGTGA
- a CDS encoding TetR/AcrR family transcriptional regulator: protein MARIDRRRRTRLDPDARRSAIVEAARLLFAHDSYEKVAVTAVADQAGTSEALVYHYFDSKADLYVEVIGASMARLGREQDAATDALPASADARDRIRVRIEVLLDHLSGERDDPPEPFLLPGNDPSPAVVARRRMREEAASGLRSLLHLPEETAGRDDYALLGFLGFLDAACLAWVARGCPDQDRRALVETASDALFGALRRRGT from the coding sequence ATGGCCCGCATCGATCGCCGCAGGCGCACCCGCCTCGACCCCGACGCGCGCCGGTCGGCCATTGTCGAGGCCGCGCGGCTGTTGTTCGCCCACGACTCCTATGAGAAGGTCGCCGTGACGGCCGTCGCCGATCAGGCGGGCACGTCCGAGGCCCTCGTCTACCACTACTTCGACTCGAAGGCAGACCTGTACGTCGAGGTCATCGGCGCGTCCATGGCTCGCCTCGGGCGGGAGCAGGACGCCGCGACGGACGCGCTCCCGGCCTCCGCGGATGCGCGCGACCGCATCCGCGTCCGCATCGAGGTGCTGCTCGACCACCTCAGCGGCGAGCGGGACGACCCACCGGAGCCGTTCCTCCTGCCCGGCAACGACCCCTCACCGGCTGTCGTCGCGCGGCGGCGGATGCGGGAGGAGGCAGCCTCCGGGCTGCGCTCGCTCCTCCACCTGCCCGAGGAGACCGCGGGGCGGGACGACTACGCGCTCCTCGGCTTCCTCGGCTTCCTGGACGCTGCCTGTCTCGCCTGGGTGGCACGGGGCTGCCCCGATCAGGACCGGCGCGCTCTCGTCGAGACCGCCTCGGATGCGCTCTTCG
- a CDS encoding glycerate kinase, which translates to MRIICAPDSFKGSMTAPEAASIMARAARACLPDARTVELPIADGGEGFTEAVSSALDARIVPTRTHDQEGRPHDTAFGLVDTADGRVALLDVASTSGLELVPAGQRHVIAYSSRGLGELIGAALDTGAKRLVIGIGGSSTNEAGAGMLAALGVRFFDADGQDIEPTPDGLRGLAEVDASGIDPRLADVEVEVASDVTNPLLGPQGASAVYGPQKGADDEQVAELDRILAHLVEVCRSAAPGGRDATLVAQWPGAGAAGGIGWALQLFLGGRLRPGLELVAELAGLDEHLRDAGLLLTGEGSVDAQTCHGKAIHRLCEHASKAGVPVLVFAGRVGIDAGLLPGDVTLVQITPSGMPLDDALRRGPENLRLAVTGALGVLAEELSLRPARTGTAPPRAR; encoded by the coding sequence ATGCGCATCATCTGCGCCCCCGATTCGTTCAAGGGTTCGATGACCGCACCGGAGGCGGCGTCCATCATGGCGAGGGCCGCGCGAGCGTGCCTGCCGGACGCCCGGACGGTCGAACTGCCCATCGCCGACGGCGGCGAGGGCTTCACGGAGGCGGTCTCCTCGGCGCTCGACGCCCGGATCGTCCCCACCAGGACACACGACCAGGAAGGACGCCCGCACGACACCGCCTTCGGGCTCGTCGACACCGCCGACGGACGAGTCGCGTTGCTGGACGTCGCGTCCACCAGCGGTCTGGAACTCGTCCCCGCAGGCCAGCGCCACGTGATAGCCTACAGCTCCCGCGGGCTGGGCGAACTGATCGGCGCGGCGCTCGACACCGGGGCGAAGCGCCTGGTGATAGGCATCGGCGGCAGTTCCACCAACGAGGCCGGCGCGGGCATGCTCGCTGCCCTGGGCGTCCGGTTCTTCGACGCCGACGGGCAGGACATCGAGCCGACACCCGACGGGCTGCGCGGGCTCGCAGAGGTGGACGCGTCCGGTATCGACCCGAGGCTGGCCGACGTCGAGGTTGAGGTGGCCAGCGACGTCACCAACCCGCTGCTCGGGCCGCAGGGGGCCAGCGCCGTGTACGGGCCGCAGAAGGGGGCCGACGACGAGCAGGTGGCCGAACTCGACCGCATCCTCGCCCACCTCGTCGAGGTCTGCCGGTCGGCAGCGCCCGGCGGGCGGGACGCCACCCTGGTCGCGCAGTGGCCGGGGGCGGGCGCCGCGGGCGGCATCGGATGGGCGCTCCAGCTGTTCCTCGGCGGGCGTCTGCGTCCGGGCCTGGAGCTGGTGGCCGAACTCGCCGGGCTGGACGAGCACCTGCGCGATGCCGGGCTGTTGCTCACCGGCGAAGGCTCTGTGGACGCCCAGACCTGCCATGGCAAGGCGATTCACCGTCTGTGCGAGCACGCCTCGAAGGCTGGGGTGCCTGTGCTCGTCTTCGCCGGGCGCGTCGGCATCGATGCCGGCCTCCTGCCCGGCGACGTCACCCTCGTGCAGATCACCCCGTCCGGCATGCCGCTGGACGACGCCCTGCGCCGGGGGCCGGAGAACCTGCGCCTCGCGGTGACGGGCGCGCTGGGCGTCCTGGCGGAGGAACTGTCGCTCAGGCCTGCTCGTACCGGAACAGCTCCCCCTCGGGCCCGGTGA